In the genome of Felis catus isolate Fca126 chromosome E1, F.catus_Fca126_mat1.0, whole genome shotgun sequence, the window GAGACCCTAGGGCCCGCCTTCTCCAGGCGCCGCACCCACACCTTGCCCGCCTCGTACATGGTGTCCAGGGTCCGGAAGGGGCCGCAGGTGCTGGAGGGCTTCACCCTGGGGGAGGACGGCGGCCGGCGCGTCACCCCACACCGCGGCGCCTCCGGAATCCAGGGCCgaccccgcgcccccgcccccccgcccccaggcggCCAGCACCCACTCACTGCCACACGGCATAGCAGAGGAAGACGGCGGCTCCCAGGAAGGACGGGAAGCAGAGCAGCGAGATGAAGACGGTGCTCATGTGGGAGGCCAGCCAGGGCCTGCGGGGCGCCTGGCAGTTGGCCATCAGGCTCgtctgggggcagagggacaaAGGCTGCGCTCTGCCACTGCCCTGCCGCCtcgggccaccccccccccccaggcccggCAGGGGGTCTCCCGCGGGGGAGGGGCCCTGAGCCCAGACCCCAGGACAGGACgggctcctccccccccccccccccacggaaGCAGACCCTCCGCGTGTGAGCCTGCGGGGTGGGGAGAGCCGGCCAGGCCAGTCTCCTGCTTTACAGGGGGGAGACCGAGGcacaggcggggggggggctcgTCCACCGTCCCTCGTGTGCGGAAGAGTCCATAGAAACAACCGCCCGGCTGACTGAAGGTCTCTGCTGGGGCGGGCACCGTGCCCGGTGCTTTATGAACGTCGCCTCCAGCAGGGCACTGTCCCCATCGCCCAGACGAGGAaacagagggccagagagaaccTGGTTCCCAACCCCGACCCGCTTCCCTCGGCCCAGGTCGAGGCCTCCGCTCAGAGCAGCTCCCAGCGCCAGGCCCTGAGGCCCAGCGCGCTGGAGTGCCCAGCAACACCCAGGGACCCGACAGGATGCCACCCAGCCTGTGAAAGGCAGTaaggcggtgggggaggggggggaggggggtagtcGGCTGTTCCCCGGGGACCATGGGACTGACCCCAGAGGGAGCCCGGGGATGCCGGCCCCAGACCACTCGGGCCGAGGGGAGGGTTCCAAAGCCGGGGCTCCAGGTCCAGCAGCCCAGTGACCCGCCCTGGCTGCACACTCTCCCGAGGCCCTGCCACCCTCCTGGGGACCCAGCGGGCACCTTTACCTTCTTGATGTAGAAGAGAAACACCAGCTTGATGATCTGGacggcagggaggaggggagcaaaGAGGACCCCCAGCCTGGGGAGACAGGGGCGGGGGCTGCAGTCCAGAGGCTGGGGTCGCGACCCCTGTGCCGCACCCCAGGGCTACCGTGGCCCGGCCCGGGGTCAGACCTCCCGGCCGCACCCCAAGGCCGGGCCGGGCTCAggagcctgggaggggaggggtcgGGGCCCGCGCCCGCGTCGGTCCAGAGTCCCACGGCGGGGCCCTGCTATGGTCCCGAGCGGGGAAGGGGGCTCCGCCTTGGCCGGGCAGTGGCAGGCCGGCGGAAGATGCTCACCAGGTCAGGGTCTGCCCGTAAATCAGCTCCAGAACGTTCCCGGCAATGTCAAACTCCGGCTTCTCCTTCCTCTTAAGCTTCCTCTCGGAGATGAGCCTGGGGCAGAGGAGCCGCTGAGGATCACTTAGGAGGCCCAGGCCCAGAGACCGGTCCCCGCAGGCAGGCACCCCGGCCGGTGACCCTCCCCTCGGGCCGAGCCGCCCGCCCTGCCGGCCCCCCTCAGGCACCCAGCTGATGTCAGGGCACAGGGCGGGCCGAGGCCCCAACCTGAGGGGCTCCAGGCTGCAGCTGACTTCCTCCCagtcttttttctggtttttttttgttttgttttttttaaggaaactccacacccacgtggggcttgaacccacgaccccaaGATGATGAGTCGCACGTTCCACTGACCCAGCCCGCCGGGCgcaccatcccccctccccccacccctcagtctCTGTTCAACGTCCAGGCTTCACACGCTTCACTGTTAAacatcccttttttttaattgctatcaAATGCGTATGTTCccggaaaaaaaaacacaaacagaagaaaataaaaacacttccaGCGTCAGCACCTGCAGCGCCCTGAAAAcgtccctctccttccttccttcccttttttcccctttgcccaagactgagatcatacatcattttgaaaactcttcccccacccccgatCTAAAAAgaaaacgggggtggggggtataTCCTGTCTTGGGCTTTTCTCGGTTTGATGACGTACAGAAGAGGCGTCGTGGGTGCGGGTCGACGGCCCCGATCCGGGAGGCGAGGCCCGGTTTCCAGGGGATCCCTGCCTGCCCTgccagcggggggcgggggggggtggcaggTGCCCAGGAGGCAGGTGCGGGGACCGGGACCTCACCTCCACACCAGCTCCCCGAAAAGCGTGTCCAGCAGTATAAAGATGAAATCCAGCACCATTAGCCGGTACAGCTCCTGGCCCACAAAGTTCTCCCAGCACTGAAACAGACCGGGCCTCAGCCCCCTGTGCCCCTGGTGCCCCCGCCACCCTGCCCGCCCCAGCAGCCCAGCTGGGGGCCCTCCCATCGTCCCATCGGCCGCAGACCAGGCCAGAGGCGCCACACGGCGGGTGCCCCCCAGCCCTCGCAGcagggctgccccctcccccccccgcgaCGGGCCCGCGGCCTCACGCCTCCCCAgcgccacccaggtcccccctcACCTGGTCCCTCAGGGCGCCCACCCTGCGGCCCAGCCAGTGGTAGCAAAGAATCCCCAGGATGACCATCTTGAGGATGAGGTTCCTGGACAGGACGGGGAGGCGGGGGCGGTGCTGAgacaggggtgcccgggggggGGACAGGGGTCGTGCCCCAGGAAGCTCCACCCGCCCTGCCTGCACACACACCTGCAGACGGCCACGTACACCTGCAGCACTGGGGAGTCGTGTCGCTCCAGGGCCGCCAGGCCGCGGTACAGGTAGGGGGCCCCCAGGTTGAGGAGGCAGACCACCACCGGCAGGGCCAGCAGCGCCCCCCCCTGCTCAGCAGACACGGGGCTCtgcgggaggggaggagggggcggccgTCTGGGCAGGTGCGCTGGCGGAGGGAGGGGCCCAACCGCCCCgcagcacctccctccttccctcccccagaaTACGCCCACCCCAGTCCTCAAGTTCAACCCACacgggaagggggtggggacacaggtgccgggggaaaaaaaaaaaaaagaaagaaaagaagaaactaaaagatCAGAAGGCGGGGGAGAAGGCGCAGGGGCCCGGTCACCGGGGACCCATCCCTAATGAAGCAGGGTTCTGACCCCCTGCCCAGAGCTCCCGGGGCCGCCCGCTCCCCGCCCGCACCTGGATCATGAGCTCGGAGAAGGCGTAGACGGCCACGGTGCAGCCCAGCGTGATCGCCAGACACAGCAGCCACACGAGGCCCAGCACCGCCACCTGCCTCAGCCGCCCGCACACGCTCCGGGGACCCTGCCGCAGCTGCCCCTCGGCCAGCAGCTCCTGCGGGCGGCAGCCAGCCCGTCACGAACCCCGTGACAGACGCGCGGAGACAGGCAGACGCGTGGGCGACACTCGCGGGGACAAAGAGGGACCTGAGCCCCCCTGCCACctgccgtgggggggggggtggccggCTGACCGGGAGCCCTGGGGTGTGAAGGCCGCCGGGCCACCCACGGGAGCTCCCTGAGGGGCGAGGGCCCATCAGCCGGGTCAAAGCTGGGGGATCCCCGGACACGAACCCCGGGCAGGCAGAGAACCCACAAGGCCCAGCTGGGCTACCGGCCTCGGACAAGGGACCAAACCTCGGCTCTCAGTTtgctcactgacagcacaggaaGAGAACAGTCCCTGCTTGCCCCGGGccacgggggcggggcagggctgcGTGCAGGCGGGAGCCCCGGGGCCTCTTCCCGCTGGGGGACCAGAGAACACGGGGACTCCTGGCCCAGGGCCCCAAGAGCAGCCTCGAGGACAGGCCGACAGCAACGACCCACCCTGAGCACGCCTGCCCACCAAAACCCGCTGTGAGCGGCGCGTCCCGGGTACGTGGGCTCCTGCACATTCGAGGACCGGGGACACTAGCCCCTGCCAGCAGACAGCCCCGAGAGAGAGGTGTGCACGGGAGGAAAATCCAGGATGATTCCCGGGGCCACCCCGTGTCCGGAACCCACTGTGAGCAGGGCCAAGACCCGCCCCCTGCCCGCCACACGCAGGAGACACAGGCCAGGACTGGCACTGCGGGGACACAGGGACGCAGGGTCGGGGCAGCAGCCCCAGGGCCCCCGAGCAGCTCACCTTCAGATGGGTTCGGATGTTGTCGTGCTGGAGGCGGGAGGCCCGTCTCTGAGTCACCTTGTGGTCCCAGGAGCAGAACACGGTGATGGCATGAACCCCCGAGGTGCTGCCCACCCGGTAGCTCTCCCCAAAAGAGTGTGACATGCTGGGAGGAGCAGAGCCAGGCAGAGAGGTGACgaggggcacagagggcaggAGAAGGCAGTCAGGACACTCCCTGCAGCCGAAACCCACCACCCGCTCAGAGGAGCCCTCCCAGCGCTACGTCGGCCTCCcgccacccacccccctctcctccagccctgcGCTCCGGGCATCCCGCTGCAGACCGCTGGCCACCCTCGATCAAGCCTGTCATCAGGCCTGTCTCATACGGTACCCGCCAGCCATACGCAGCTAGACGAGGGCTGCGGCTCCAGGACCCACTGATGTGGCCGGCTGCAGAATATGCCGctgaccccagggcctttgcactgcctGTGCCGAGAACCAAAAcactttcctctgcttctcccctgcctgCTCGTGTTTAACCTCCCTGTCTGACACGCCCCTCGGAAGCCAGCCTGACTCGTTCTCCCACGCTCCATAACAGTCGGCAAAGGCCTCTAAGACTCTGGATTTTCCCAGCCTCCTCACTGGTCTGTCTGCTCCCCTAGACAGCAAGTTCCTCGAGGGCAGAACCTGTGCTCATTCACCTTCCTGCCCCGAGCTGAGCACAGCGAGTGTTTGTGGGGTAGACAAAGTGTTGAGTGGGTGggtagaaggagggaaggagggaagggagggagggaggaaggaaggaaggaaggaaggaaggaaggaaggaggagggagggagggagggaggaggaagggagggagggaggaggaggagggaaggagggagggagggaggaggagggagggagggagggaggaggaagggagggagggaggaggaggaggagggaaggagggagggagggaggaggagggagggagggaggggaggagggtgggagggagggaaggaggaaggagggagggagggaggaaggagggaaggagggagggagggaggaggaagggagggagggaggaggaaggaaggaaggagggagggaggaaggaaggagggagggagggaggggaggagggaggaagggacgggaggagggaaggagggagggagggagggagggagggagcgaggcaggaaggagggagggagggagggaggagggagggagggagggagagaggaggaaaggaaagaaggatggacagacggacggatGGAAGGAAGGGTCCCCGAATGAACGGACGGGCGCTGACGAGTTGTGCTCCGAGCAGGTCATTGGGTGCGGGGCCCTTACCTGTACACCAGGGTGATGCAGGTGATAAAGAAGGCTCCGCCCACAGTGAAGAGGTAGGCCAGGGGCATGTTGTAGGGCAGGCCGTCGGTCTCGCGGCCACACTGACCGCCATCCGGGGCGGGCACGCACGGCGGGTTCAGCGTGCTGTTGCTGTAGTAGCCGTAGTACATGACGGTGTGGGTGAGACGGCCCTGCAGGCAGGAGGCCCCGCCGCGTCAGGGACGTTCCCACGCCCGACCGGGCCCCGGGCTTCGCGAGGCAGAGGAGGGCACCCGTGGGGGCACGGGGcgaggagaaaggcagagcaggggaagggccggggccggggtggggggagagcaggtAGGTGGGCCAAGGGCCACAGCCGAgtcgggcccccccccccagccacggACACCCCGACCGAGCCCTCACCCCGCCCGTGAGCAGCTCCAGGCCCGTGAAGGCGGGGACAGGGCCCGGGGAGGCTGGTGGCGGGAAGGCGGCCTGCACGCCCACGACAAAGGCCAGCAGGGGCAGCAGCAGGAGGGCGTTGAAGGCCAGCAGGGTCTTGAGGAAGAGGAAGTAGGAGAGCACGCTGGAGCCGAACTGGCCTCCGATCCGCTTCAGGGCGTAGCGCCAGGGCTTCAGGCCGTGCAGACCCGCCAGCAGCCAGAGCCCCAGGCCGTGCAGGGCCTGTGGGCACCAAGGCGAGAAGGGAAGCAGGGTCAGCCCCCAGCTCCCgggttgggcgggggggggggggggggggggggggggggagagcccACCAAGAGGACAGCTGGGGaccaaagcccccccccccacctggcgGCCCTGGGCCCATCCCAGACCGGAGGCTCCTACCAGGACGCAGGTGTCTCGGAGCCAACCGCAGCAGGGGAAGAGCCCACGCCGGCCCCGCCGCTCCCTGGGCTTCCCCGTCAGGGTCCGGCTCTCCTCTCTGGGCGCGGAGGCAACGTCGCGGTTGGACCAGGGATGGACCCAGCTCCCTCCCCGCCCGCTGcaagcttgggggggggggggccttctcACCGACCACCCAGCCCGGCCAGGGAAGCGGGTGCGGGGGCCGCCCGGGCCCGATGGGCACTGACCGCAGGCTGCGTTTCTCAGCCAGGCCCAAGGGCATTCCCTTCAGCATGTGGCCCCGCTGGGCCACCGTCAGGCTCTGGAGCTCCTTCACCAGCAGGGACCGCTTCTCTGCAGGAGGACGGAGGACGCACTCGGGTCGGTTCCCGCCGTACCCCTCCCGCACCTGTGGCCGTGACCCCGGACAAGCCTGTCCGCCCCCGCggccccaccccaacacacacctcTGCCCGCCCAGGCCCAGGAGGCCGGCTCCCCTCTGCTCGTGCCGCCCAAGCCAGCCCGGCCATGCCCGCCTGTGTTCCCGCACCAGCCGTCTccactctcccccacctcctcgaCCCTGACTCTCCTCCTGAGCCCCCACAAGCACCTTGCTCTGACCCCCGTTGCACCtgagcccccgcccccctcccgtcCCCACCCTGGTCAGCAGCGATGAGGTCCAACCCCAGCCCCGACCACGGCCCACGACACCAGCTCTcgtggggtggcgggggagggcgCCGCCTGGAGacccgcccctccctctctcatgtcCACCACCACCCTGGGAGGGGGCAGCCCTCCAACCCCAAGTTCCCAGACAAGAGGTGACACTCGGAAAGCTGACGGACACCCGGCCCGGTTTGCAAAGTGAAGCTGGAAAGTTCACCCTGACCCTGGAGCCCGCGCCTCCCTGCGCGCTGTCCGTCCCCTGCCGCAGGGCCTCGAGCAAActggggaggagacaggaggggcCCCAACACAGTGCCTGAGCTCTGGGCACCTGAACACCAGAGGATACCAGGTTGAAGGCCAACCCGTGACACTGGCCCTGCTACAACCACCGTCCCTTGTCCTCTAGCCCCTCCACACCggcctcccacctcagggcctttgcacgtgcccCTCTGCTCTAGtgtcacttcttccaggaagcctccctgaTTCCCCCTCCCGCAGCATGCCTTTCCTCCGTCGCCCTTATCTGTGCTTTAATCATCTGCTTTTCCATTGAGTTGGTTCCATCTGTTTCGCTGCCGGTGAGCCAGACCCGGTCAGGGACTTTCCCACACTTGACCCAGCCCCAGGTTCATCGCACCCCAAAGCCGAGACCGGCATATGCAATGGGTGCTCAGCGTGGGAGTGCGTGGGCCAGGCGTTTCCGACCGGTACCCGCCCCGGGCCAAACCCTTCTCGGCCCGAAGGCCCCGCTTCTgggccgcccctgccccccccaccatggCAAGGCCTCACGAGGCCTGGCAGCCTTCGGGCAGCCCCGCAGCAGGAGGGGAGCCGGCCTGGGCTCCGACCCACCAAGGCGCGGGGCCCACTCACTCACCCTCCTCCTCGAGGGCCGCGGGGTCCAGCTCCAGGTCATAGAGGCGGAGGCTGGGCCGGGCCGAGCGCCCCACGCCCCCGAGCTGGGGCCGGCTGACCCTGCGCCGAAGCCGCACCGTGCGGTTGTAGTACTGGGAGATGATGGCCCCGcggctgcggcctgcagggggggCGGCAGGTCAGGGGGCCGCGCCGCTGTGCCTCCCCGCCCCTCGCCTCTCCCGGGACCCAGGCACCACCGGCTGGCTTCCCAAGAGCCTATCTTTTAGCCTCTTTTTATCCGTGCGGTCGTTTCTGCGACCCAGCGAGGCCGCACAGGGGCTCCGGGAGGtggccgggagggggcggggcgggtacTCACAGcgccacccccagccccggccgCCCAGGGTCCCACTCACCGATGGTGCGACTAGGCATGCTGGCCAGGATGCGGAGCGTGGCCGTGCTGTAGGCAGCAGCATCCTCGGGCCCCACGAGGGCCTGGCGGCCACTGCCTGTACACAAAAAAGACTCGTCCGGAGGTCCCGGCTGGCCAGCGGCCTCCGCCACCCGGTCCCCACCTCGGGCCCACACGCAGCCGGGAGGGGTGTCCTGAGAGGCCGGGAAGGCTCAGCGCCCGGCCCACAGCAGCAGCCGGGCGCCTGGGCCAGGACGGCTCACCCGAGGTCCCCGGGGCtgcggcccccagccccctctgccGTAACTCCAGTCCCTCCTCAGCCACGCACTGGCTCTGCTCCTGGATGAGCTGGTGGAAGGAGTCATGGACTTCACTCTCGTCGTACGGGCTGGGCTCCCGGCTGCGGGGGCAAGAAGGGGGCAGGCGTCCAGGATTCAGCTGCCCCGGTCCCGCCCCAGCGGCCGCCCCTTCCCCGGGCCCTGGTCCAGATGGCCTCTCCCTGGCAGGGAGTTTGGGGACGTCCCTGCCCTCCAACCCgccgcccagcccccacccccgccaggccCAGACCACTTACTCATGGTCCTCCGGGATCTCAGGGACATTGAGGACAAAGGGCAGCGGCTGGGCCATGTCTAGGGCCCACGCCCAGCCAGTCTGCAGCCCtagggcagctcagagcctgggtgcAGCCCCCGAAGCCTCCCGCTGCCCATCTGATGAGACAGAATATTGCACCAAGGTCAGCCTTCCATGCCTGGTGCCCGGCCGAACCACCCGCTCCCTGGGGACCGCGGGAGGTGGCACTCACAGCCTGGGCCGCCCgagcccctgcccgccccccatcCACAGCCCGATACGCGGTCAGGCTAGTGACCCCGAATAAAACTCATGCCAGAAGGGGGCGAGGGGGATCCTGTTCCACCGcctgagggagagaggaaggaagggaggggggtcTGGGCAGTCCCCGTCGGTTTCCTCTATGGCGCCAGTCCCTGGAAAGGGAAGGGTGGGTGTCTGTGCACACGGCTGGCCTTCCCAAGGGCTCTGCCCCGGGCACACCCCCACTCTCTTGGTGAAAAGGGTCAGGGCGACTCCGAGCCCTCCTTCCTGGGCCTGCCCATAACCCCAGAGCACTTCCTCTCCCAGGAAACCCCTCCCACGgctagcccccacccccaccaacatTGCTCTCCCCACTGGGCCGGGCCGGGGCGCTGCAAGGTCACCAGACCTACTCCCCTACATTCATCACCCCAGGGGCCGGACCGGCCAGGGCAGCTGCCTGGGAGAAGGGGGGCTGGGCGTTAAACAGGCTGCCTTTGTCCAGCCTGTGTCCAGGCAGAGGGCTCTGCGGTCGGCTGGGGCCAACTGGAACCAGCGTGACCTTGTGTGGGCTCTTCACTCTGTGCCCTGCGTCTGCTCGGTGCCCGGTCCTCCCTACACTCACCCCCAGAGAACGCGGCGCTCAGAAAAGTTGGCTCAACTCAAGGGGACTTCCTTGGGCGAGGCCAGGGTGCCCAGACAGTGTCCTCACTTAGGGGCCTCAAGGACTTCCGTTTCTCAGCCCagcgccccccccacacacacacacacatacacacacaggccaagccccttcccctccctccagcaggAGCTCAGCTGGGAACCCgcagagctggaggtggggccGACCATGTGCCCCCCAGTCCTGTCCCTAGAGCTAGAATCCCGGCCTCCACAGACCCCTTGCAGGCTCAGACCCACAGGCCTCGCCCACACACCCCTTCTCCCCGGGAGGagggggagttggggggagggggttggggagggagtgggaggtgCTCAGAGGCCTGGAACCCGAGGCCTGCCTGGGGTAGAGGCTCACCTGGGCTCCCCGTCACTGCCTAGGACTTCTGCCAGCGGACACCCAGCGCCCGGGCACCCCGCCCCAGGCCCGGGCAGGTCCGGCAGAGTTTCCGGGGCACCCCATTCCTGAGCCCTGAGccaggtgaggaggggcaggggtggggccggTTTCCAGGAGCCTCACCCCAGCCGGGCAGCGAGTCCCCTGGGAGCAGCGgcagcccagcctggagcccggGGACAGCAGCAACTCCGGGAACCCCTcgacccccccccccgtcccgccagtctcccagccccccccccctccgccgccGCCTGGAGCCAGTGATACCTGCCTGCGCGACCCggcgccctccccgcccctccgcgTCCCAGTCGCGGGCACCAACACTGCCCTCTCCCCCGGTGCGGCCCGCGGGAGGGGgggtctggggggcggggggggatagCAACCGGCGTGGAACCCCCTTCCCCGGGGACCCCGGGGGCCCCAAGGGACTGGGAGCGGGTCCGCGGCGGGGGGAAGCAGCCGGGCGGGGAGGACCCGGGCGCCGCCCCCAAGCCCCGGACCGGCCCCGGGTCCCCGCCGCTCACCTGGGACgcacagggtgggggaggaggggccctgCGCGCGCGCCGCTCACCTGTCCCCTGAAAGCGCCGCCGGGAGCTGCTGTCGAGGCTCCGCCTCCGGGGGGGGGCGGGCACCGCGGGGTCAGGGGGAGGGAGTGACCGCGGGCCCGGGGGGACGACCCGGGGCCGTCGCAGGACCCGCGGGGCCCGAGGGAGCTGCGCCGCCCAGCCCGGCCCACGTGGTGGCGGGCCTCCGGCGTCACGTGACCCGGCCCGCCCGCCGGCGCGCCCCGCGCCCTGCGGCGACCGTGCCCTCGCCCGGCCACCTTCcaaccccgcccccgccccccccgccggGCCTGAGCAGGGTGCGGGCGGCCGAGCGCCCAGGTCTACTCCGACCTCAGCCTAGGTCCACCGCGTCagtgggac includes:
- the TMC6 gene encoding transmembrane channel-like protein 6 isoform X3 translates to MAQPLPFVLNVPEIPEDHDREPSPYDESEVHDSFHQLIQEQSQCVAEEGLELRQRGLGAAAPGTSGSGRQALVGPEDAAAYSTATLRILASMPSRTIGRSRGAIISQYYNRTVRLRRRVSRPQLGGVGRSARPSLRLYDLELDPAALEEEEKRSLLVKELQSLTVAQRGHMLKGMPLGLAEKRSLREESRTLTGKPRERRGRRGLFPCCGWLRDTCVLALHGLGLWLLAGLHGLKPWRYALKRIGGQFGSSVLSYFLFLKTLLAFNALLLLPLLAFVVGVQAAFPPPASPGPVPAFTGLELLTGGGRLTHTVMYYGYYSNSTLNPPCVPAPDGGQCGRETDGLPYNMPLAYLFTVGGAFFITCITLVYSMSHSFGESYRVGSTSGVHAITVFCSWDHKVTQRRASRLQHDNIRTHLKELLAEGQLRQGPRSVCGRLRQVAVLGLVWLLCLAITLGCTVAVYAFSELMIQSPVSAEQGGALLALPVVVCLLNLGAPYLYRGLAALERHDSPVLQVYVAVCRNLILKMVILGILCYHWLGRRVGALRDQCWENFVGQELYRLMVLDFIFILLDTLFGELVWRLISERKLKRKEKPEFDIAGNVLELIYGQTLTWLGVLFAPLLPAVQIIKLVFLFYIKKTSLMANCQAPRRPWLASHMSTVFISLLCFPSFLGAAVFLCYAVWQVKPSSTCGPFRTLDTMYEAGKVWVRRLEKAGPRVSWLPWVHRYLVENTFPVYLVSALLLAVIYLNIQVVKGQRKVICLLREQISNEGEDKIFLINKLHSVYEKKERSRGGRTQEAERLEEDPDAR
- the TMC6 gene encoding transmembrane channel-like protein 6 isoform X2 is translated as MTGSPARTTRVKSMTPSTSSSRSRASSGRQALVGPEDAAAYSTATLRILASMPSRTIGRSRGAIISQYYNRTVRLRRRVSRPQLGGVGRSARPSLRLYDLELDPAALEEEEKRSLLVKELQSLTVAQRGHMLKGMPLGLAEKRSLREESRTLTGKPRERRGRRGLFPCCGWLRDTCVLALHGLGLWLLAGLHGLKPWRYALKRIGGQFGSSVLSYFLFLKTLLAFNALLLLPLLAFVVGVQAAFPPPASPGPVPAFTGLELLTGGGRLTHTVMYYGYYSNSTLNPPCVPAPDGGQCGRETDGLPYNMPLAYLFTVGGAFFITCITLVYSMSHSFGESYRVGSTSGVHAITVFCSWDHKVTQRRASRLQHDNIRTHLKELLAEGQLRQGPRSVCGRLRQVAVLGLVWLLCLAITLGCTVAVYAFSELMIQSPVSAEQGGALLALPVVVCLLNLGAPYLYRGLAALERHDSPVLQVYVAVCRNLILKMVILGILCYHWLGRRVGALRDQCWENFVGQELYRLMVLDFIFILLDTLFGELVWRLISERKLKRKEKPEFDIAGNVLELIYGQTLTWLGVLFAPLLPAVQIIKLVFLFYIKKTSLMANCQAPRRPWLASHMSTVFISLLCFPSFLGAAVFLCYAVWQVKPSSTCGPFRTLDTMYEAGKVWVRRLEKAGPRVSWLPWVHRYLVENTFPVYLVSALLLAVIYLNIQVVKGQRKVICLLREQISNEGEDKIFLINKLHSVYEKKERSRCCRDVLKSAASHLPSSRFQTPSLLLYCGHQDPRCPLLVTPDLGLRRVTHPVPSFPQPVKI
- the TMC6 gene encoding transmembrane channel-like protein 6 isoform X1, with the protein product MAQPLPFVLNVPEIPEDHDREPSPYDESEVHDSFHQLIQEQSQCVAEEGLELRQRGLGAAAPGTSGSGRQALVGPEDAAAYSTATLRILASMPSRTIGRSRGAIISQYYNRTVRLRRRVSRPQLGGVGRSARPSLRLYDLELDPAALEEEEKRSLLVKELQSLTVAQRGHMLKGMPLGLAEKRSLREESRTLTGKPRERRGRRGLFPCCGWLRDTCVLALHGLGLWLLAGLHGLKPWRYALKRIGGQFGSSVLSYFLFLKTLLAFNALLLLPLLAFVVGVQAAFPPPASPGPVPAFTGLELLTGGGRLTHTVMYYGYYSNSTLNPPCVPAPDGGQCGRETDGLPYNMPLAYLFTVGGAFFITCITLVYSMSHSFGESYRVGSTSGVHAITVFCSWDHKVTQRRASRLQHDNIRTHLKELLAEGQLRQGPRSVCGRLRQVAVLGLVWLLCLAITLGCTVAVYAFSELMIQSPVSAEQGGALLALPVVVCLLNLGAPYLYRGLAALERHDSPVLQVYVAVCRNLILKMVILGILCYHWLGRRVGALRDQCWENFVGQELYRLMVLDFIFILLDTLFGELVWRLISERKLKRKEKPEFDIAGNVLELIYGQTLTWLGVLFAPLLPAVQIIKLVFLFYIKKTSLMANCQAPRRPWLASHMSTVFISLLCFPSFLGAAVFLCYAVWQVKPSSTCGPFRTLDTMYEAGKVWVRRLEKAGPRVSWLPWVHRYLVENTFPVYLVSALLLAVIYLNIQVVKGQRKVICLLREQISNEGEDKIFLINKLHSVYEKKERSRCCRDVLKSAASHLPSSRFQTPSLLLYCGHQDPRCPLLVTPDLGLRRVTHPVPSFPQPVKI